One window of Pocillopora verrucosa isolate sample1 chromosome 9, ASM3666991v2, whole genome shotgun sequence genomic DNA carries:
- the LOC131792796 gene encoding G-protein coupled receptor 161-like: protein MAVGLVVVIVFMIVSTVIGNTAICYIIYRVRRLHSPSCIFLVNLAINDILVALFLLPFSIATTASNYVVVSKTGCDIIGFFQHATSAVSVLTLLSVSMDRYLAILTPLKYKGWVTRNRTVLCIFFIWFYALLSACYPLLGWSRYYAFPGQWLCESNYHISVSFTYFKMTTIYFMPLVSIIFIYISILRVALRHSKQIAREVKALRQREMAAVLEPELGAQVSAAVISGQYCMRKPHSALRADIKTALTLASIVGVLFIAWTPYIVVNLWSSHTRNYGTELLQSIVSGLYYSTGVINPYLYGYLNRIIKREFKTIWTNTRRSFSQIRANKIQQAEISSRKSS, encoded by the coding sequence ATGGCTGTGGGTTTAGTTGTGGTGATAGTGTTTATGATCGTGTCTACTGTCATTGGGAACACTGCAATCTGCTACATTATCTATAGAGTGAGGCGTCTTCACTCTCCTTCCTGTATTTTCCTTGTGAATTTGGCCATCAATGACATTCTGGTGGCGTTGTTTCTACTACCATTCAGCATCGCAACCACGGCAAGTAATTACGTTGTCGTGAGTAAAACTGGCTGCGACATCATTGGATTCTTCCAACATGCTACGAGCGCAGTCTCAGTTTTGACGCTTTTATCAGTTAGCATGGACAGGTATCTAGCCATACTAACTCCTCTGAAATACAAAGGCTGGGTAACCCGTAACAGGACCGTtttatgcatattcttcatctGGTTTTATGCGTTGTTATCAGCGTGTTATCCTCTTCTGGGATGGAGTCGTTATTATGCTTTCCCTGGACAGTGGCTTTGCGAATCCAATTACCACATATCCGTTAGTTTTACATACTTCAAAATGACTACAATCTACTTTATGCCGCTGgtttctattatttttatttacatcaGTATACTGCGAGTAGCTTTACGTCATTCGAAGCAAATCGCCCGCGAAGTAAAGGCATTGCGTCAAAGGGAAATGGCTGCAGTACTTGAGCCCGAACTTGGTGCACAAGTGTCAGCGGCGGTCATATCGGGACAATATTGCATGCGCAAGCCGCATTCTGCCCTCAGAGCAGATATCAAGACAGCTTTGACATTGGCCTCGATCGTCGGAGTGTTATTTATCGCCTGGACACCATATATAGTGGTAAACCTGTGGTCCTCACACACAAGGAATTATGGGACGGAATTACTACAGTCCATTGTCTCTGGACTTTATTACTCCACGGGAGTTATAAATCCTTATTTATACGGATACTTGAACAGGATTataaaaagagaatttaaaacTATTTGGACAAATACGCGCAGGTCTTTTTCTCAGATCAGAGCGAACAAAATCCAACAAGCGGAAATATCATCACGGAAGTCGTCCTAA
- the LOC131792788 gene encoding transmembrane protein 39A, with product MFGTLLWPFILYLVASSSILDHIFLWLCRLMPGGRKFVTVKASCPSSIRSLQNAVRGYRNGSPPSTSGIHSISSLLTIPPLYHYPHPNLPAFTSMGFEILFFCYLVSALVLQHVNIYKTNIHMVDIHLMWFIAIFLSRRVAWNVIGQTLASELLYTVKCFVNLFLKGVALLSLVSSFVWLSWRIIQQNSIQNCLFLCYPSVMYIITFGFTLDPQGNKVMLKLSPHQELGPLSQLQLLQSSLLDAKGVMVNGNSKQELPAPQPCSLPPDAVRYETECLRTDFNLRIKQVLFQSLICAYYVGFIPMKFSEQHYVYYDMWWACQHTLFVWLSCLLMLMMYMLPLNYCDALHKCALHLGGWERYPCGHRDTPHVWSALTVWPQGVLVRHGKLLYRALGIHNVAIPGDAHHGRFFFMFESPLRLVNWMAAVLLLLVLYQLFMITRSHSWHQLLSVTGLLTFNYLILYRLFRDRWALQAVVRERTGT from the exons ATGTTTGGAACGCTACTTTGGCCGTTCATCCTCTATCTGGTCGCCAGCTCTTCCATTCTGGATCATATTTTCCTGTGGCTGTGTCGTTTGATGCCGGGAGGGAGAAAATTTGTCACCGTCAAGGCGAGTTGCCCGTCCAGTATACGAAGTCTTCAGAACGCTGTACGAGGTTATCG AAACGGATCGCCCCCATCTACCAGTGGAATACATTCGATCTCTTCGTTGTTAACGATCCCTCCACTGTACCACTATCCTCATCCTAACTTGCCTGCGTTTACCTCAATGGGTttcgaaattttatttttttgctatcTTGTCAGCGCGCTTGTTCTTCAGCATGTCAACATCTACAAAACG AATATTCACATGGTTGATATCCACCTTATGTGGTTCATTGCCATTTTCCTGAGTCGAAGAGTGGCGTGGAATGTAATTGGACAG aCACTAGCCTCAGAACTACTATACACTGTCAAGTGTTTTGTTAACCTCTTCCTGAAGGGCGTGGCTCTTCTATCACTTGTGTCAAGCTTTGTATGGTTGTCATGGAGAATTATTCAGCAAAACAGTATACAAAATTGCCTTTTTCTCTGCTACCC GTCAGTGATGTACATAATTACGTTTGGCTTCACCCTGGATCCCCAGGGAAATAAAGTAATGCTTAAACTGAGTCCACACCAAGAGCTAGGCCCATTATCACAGCTACAGCTACTACAGAGCAGCCTACTGGACGCTAAAGGTGTAATGGTGAACGGAAATTCTAAACAGGAACTACCAGCTCCTCAACCATGTTCACTGCCACCGGATGCAGTGCGATACGAAACAGAATGCCTGAGAACCGATTTTAATCTTCGGATCAAACAGGTTCTTTTTCAGTCACTCATATGCGCTTACTATGTTGGGTTTATTCCGATGAAGTTCTCAGAG CAACATTATGTGTATTACGACATGTGGTGGGCTTGTCAGCACACGCTTTTCGTTTGGCTGAGCTGTTTGCTAATGTTAATGATGTACATGTTACCGCTGAATTATTGTGACGCTTTACATAAGTGTGCATTGCATCTTGGCGGATGGGAGAGATATCCCTGCGGTCACCGCGACACTCCACATGT ATGGTCAGCATTAACGGTATGGCCTCAGGGGGTCCTGGTGCGGCATGGTAAACTTCTATACAGAGCGCTCGGTATTCACAATGTTGCAATCCCAGGGGACGCGCATCATGGAAGATTTTTC TTCATGTTCGAATCTCCCTTGCGACTCGTCAACTGGATGGCAGCAGTTCTGTTGTTACTTGTCTTATATCAGCTGTTTATGATAACAAGGTCCCACTCTTGGCACCAGCTTCTCTCGGTCACTGGGCTCCTGACGTTTAATTACCTGATTCTCTACAGGCTCTTCCGAGATCGCTGGGCACTTCAGGCTGTGGTACGAGAGAGAACAGGAACTTAA
- the LOC131792789 gene encoding uncharacterized protein, whose translation MLKGAYSDKFKSIQKERLEKFKEEQKDSLKSRSDRAKELSKETNRRRKALEDRKKELQNHEEQLRDKVLSKRKQDQQEATQRFQKDSLQKKALKQHDLVNGPNTEPVSVVRDGYHVVRGHLVEVKDGKQVPHSASVGSKRLQEDGLGFWGNEMPDNYDFERTYKAFSYNNANSGILYAMNEDKLYSTEPVFDTYAVQPLYYATDGTENGPVNDSWTLAQQEKFRADAIAKSGPKLAFIKDESQRDTPEGALPCIMGRDSPAGSLTSLDSLDEVPQVAGSGTGRELGASTRTSIMAKRNKEVKSAGKRRVTFSDSIEFDDGVTGQLVTEEKQSTKVYTMLYARNSNNFYNTSVSNSSSSTGHSSINHKGHKPSGTHVASVSEKRTEQNPISSAPTFIKTFGKDSPGVATSGRDSSVATVTHCDHPRPKPVPVETQANTPEKMQVQVSSIHEVNSLKDLGEPSHLGDAVSDSELNDSLEVVNDSLDVETDRVENVPGLKDEEDKTYPVSSSGNWTSSFSTSMVKDSLQRFVGSTAEIPPESPPEEYTEKFPSNENRVAEELPVQSEPVHVTASPVVTSEHQYHSPFYNTAVSSITTYPYYHRLNPQVASGVQFSAQGTFHPSFPYPFYTTAGSTLMGEPEQHGIENTPAPITSYRTTTNFGNVQQALNSSDHQRRSASEPVVPSSTVTHAANMGHAVSSQTSETPKRPSSTQSVVNSNEADKMSLSPNKLSSSPSSTASTYSSGVKSTRSLIPRPPSTKKSGRSRLHPGGLHKKQASARPRKGIHNHTVVSDRSQAGRNFKASANHRNSPEERATEQQNLGTKRSESKNGKEKAHFKHPNNSDKHNASDQDGIMESIKRNMEMMNIRTRTTAAQEQHQRILNSLRVEFGGGRKVQQESVHYGMEAHEDLMNAVKHHANTQDATSRKIHHPRVGSAGSRNGARPSAGASVKLDLVDDASHPAGFDGYPNRGKADMKKTAPFQTVSSEATKGMVRKSSSDSVTNHQFTNEDRRFEYHVSKVGQPTSTIITSQEREGPLQARTSTRYEQDDMSMKRSVSLDKTPTDEEINHLWAHVRSYLHGGNTKSVGSDSCVNKVDVRRSRTRSSSTRQVHNPPAVPQHNQGGSRQPNGQHLGVPPQTGGSTLGGLRRYGSHEVLRRDSSSDSLSLKRSPLLQHRASRGRRPQIHVHGQNGRPPLPRPYEYNPSPSQAGPTASISCRVPGPQPLSPAEMQAVMMASEKEMFNNHQQNAFADSSPHQQYQAMMNGLTGPSALSLEEQRLLQSLDRLNERLKAQEEVTKAITQKPRMNDSGFRRPQQSAPSSGIRGTGTKQNSSARNFLHTR comes from the exons ATGTTAAAAGGCGCTTATTC tgacaaatttaaaagcatCCAGAAAGAGcgattggaaaaatttaaagaagaacaaaaggatTCTTTGAAATCAAGAAGTGACAGGGCCAAGGAGCTTTCAAAGGAAACCAATCGTAGGAGAAA AGCTCTTGAGGATAGGAAAAAGGAACTGCAAAACCATGAGGAACAATTAAGAGACAAAGTCTTGTCAAAGAGGAAACAGGATCAGCAAGAGGCAACACAGAGATTCCAAAAGGACTCTTTACAAAAGAAGGCACTAAAACAACATGATCTTGTGAATGGACCTAATACAG AGCCAGTTTCGGTAGTTCGTGATGGTTACCATGTTGTCCGGGGCCACTTGGTAGAAGTGAAGGATGGAAAGCAAGTGCCACATAGTGCTTCAGTAGGATCAAAAAGACTTCAAGAAGATGGATTAGGATTTTGGGGAAATGAAATGCCAGACAATTACGATTTTGAAAGGACATACAAAGCTTTTTCATACAATAATGCAAATAGTGGAATCCTGTATGCAATGAATGAAGATAAGCTGTATTCAACAGAGCCAGTGTTTGATACTTACGCAGTACAGCCACTATATTATGCAACTGATGGAACGGAAAATGGGCCTGTTAATGATTCATGGACATTAGCACAACAAGAAAAGTTTCGAGCTGATGCCATCGCCAAAAGTGGACCAAAGCTGGCTTTTATCAAGGACGAATCTCAAAGGGACACTCCTGAAGGGGCTTTGCCGTGTATCATGGGCAGGGACTCACCAGCAGGGAGCCTCACTAGCTTAGATAGCTTAGACGAGGTTCCTCAGGTTGCAGGGTCTGGAACAGGGAGGGAATTGGGAGCCTCTACTAGGACCAGTATAATGgccaaaagaaataaagaagtcaAATCTGCTGGTAAGAGAAGAGTCACTTTTTCTGATAGCATTGAATTTGATGATGGTGTTACTGGTCAGCTTGTTACAGAGGAGAAGCAAAGTACCAAAGTATACACCATGTTGTATGCTAGAAATTCCAACAATTTTTACAACACGTCGGTATCAAATTCTTCATCATCAACCGGACATTCGAGCATAAACCACAAGGGACACAAGCCGTCAGGAACGCATGTAGCATCTGTGTCTGAAAAGCGAACAGAACAAAATCCCATTAGTTCAGCTCCCACTTTCATCAAAACCTTCGGGAAGGATTCCCCTGGGGTAGCTACCTCTGGTAGAGACTCGTCTGTGGCAACTGTTACTCACTGTGACCACCCAAGACCTAAACCAGTGCCTGTAGAAACTCAAGCAAATACACCCGAGAAAATGCAGGTTCAAGTTTCTTCCATTCACGAAGTGAATAGTTTAAAAGACTTAGGGGAACCCAGTCATTTAGGTGATGCTGTGAGTGATTCAGAGCTAAACGACAGTCTGGAGGTTGTTAATGATAGCTTAGATGTTGAAACTGATCGAGTAGAGAATGTACCTGGACTGAAAGATGAAGAAGACAAAACATACCCAGTAAGCAGTTCAGGAAACTGGACTTCTTCTTTCTCGACATCGATGGTGAAAGATTCTTTACAAAGGTTCGTGGGAAGCACAGCGGAAATCCCCCCTGAATCCCCCCCTGAAGAATATACTGAAAAGTTTCCGTCCAACGAGAATCGTGTGGCAGAGGAGTTACCTGTTCAATCGGAGCCAGTGCATGTAACCGCGTCACCAGTTGTCACATCGGAACATCAGTATCACAGTCCATTCTACAACACTGCAGTTTCTTCTATAACAACTTATCCTTACTACCACCGTCTTAACCCACAGGTTGCCAGTGGTGTGCAATTTTCTGCCCAAGGAACATTCCATCCCAGTTTCCCTTACCCTTTTTATACCACTGCAGGCTCTACGTTAATGGGAGAACCCGAGCAGCATGGAATCGAAAATACACCTGCTCCAATAACTTCGTACAGAACTACAACAAACTTTGGTAATGTTCAACAGGCTCTCAACTCAAGTGACCATCAGAGGAGATCTGCTTCGGAACCCGTTGTTCCTTCATCAACAGTTACTCACGCAGCAAACATGGGCCATGCAGTTAGCAGTCAAACCTCTGAGACCCCGAAAAGGCCTTCTAGCACTCAGTCGGTTGTAAACAGCAACGAAGCCGATAAAATGTCATTGTCCCCCAACAAGCTCTCATCGTCACCTTCATCCACAGCATCAACATACTCTTCGGGTGTTAAATCTACTAGATCTTTAATTCCTCGGCCTCCTTCCACGAAGAAATCTGGCAGAAGTAGACTTCATCCAGGTGGTCTTCATAAAAAGCAAGCTTCTGCTCGTCCACGGAAAGGAATCCATAACCACACTGTTGTCTCAGATAGGAGTCAAGCTGGACGGAATTTTAAGGCAAGTGCGAATCACAGGAATAGCCCAGAAGAAAGGGCAACTGAACAGCAAAACTTGGGTACCAAAAGATCAGAGAGTAAGAATGGAAAAGAGAAGGCCCACTTCAAACACCCAAATAACAGCGATAAACACAACGCTTCCGATCAGGACGGTATCATGGAGAGCATTAAACGTAACATGGAGATGATGAATATCAGAACGAGGACTACAGCTGCTCAAGAACAGCACCAACGAATTCTTAATTCGCTGAGGGTGGAGTTTGGTGGTGGCAGGAAGGTGCAGCAGGAGTCTGTGCACTATGGTATGGAGGCTCATGAGGATTTGATGAATGCAGTTAAGCATCACGCCAACACACAGGATGCAACCAGTCGAAAAATTCACCATCCTCGAGTGGGATCCGCTGGATCACGAAATGGTGCAAGACCTTCAGCTGGTGCAAGCGTCAAGCTGGATCTTGTTGATGATGCTAGTCACCCAGCAGGTTTTGATGGGTATCCCAACAGAGGTAAAGCAGATATGAAGAAGACCGCGCCTTTCCAAACAGTATCCAGCGAGGCAACGAAAGGGATGGTACGGAAGTCTTCGTCTGACTCGGTAACGAATCATCAGTTCACTAACGAAGACAGACGGTTTGAATATCATGTGTCAAAAGTCGGTCAGCCAACAAGTACAATTATAACAAGCCAAGAACGCGAAGGTCCATTGCAGGCGAGAACTAGCACACGTTATGAACAAGATGACATGAGCATGAAGAGGTCTGTATCACTGGATAAGACACCCACGGATGAAGAAATCAATCACCTCTGGGCCCATGTTCGGTCGTACCTCCACGGTGGGAATACTAAGTCCGTCGGCTCAGACTCGTGTGTCAACAAAGTTGACGTACGGCGTTCCCGTACTCGCTCCAGCTCGACGCGGCAAGTCCACAATCCACCAGCTGTCCCACAGCATAATCAAGGAGGCAGCAGACAGCCAAATGGTCAACACCTCGGGGTCCCTCCGCAGACTGGGGGCAGTACACTGGGAGGTCTTCGGCGCTACGGCTCTCATGAGGTTCTTAGGAGGGACAGCTCTTCTGACAGTCTGTCGTTGAAGAGGTCACCGCTGTTGCAACATCGTGCTTCAAGAGGCAGACGCCCACAGATCCACGTTCATGGCCAAAATGGCCGACCACCATTGCCGAGACCGTACGAGTATAATCCGTCGCCAAGCCAGGCGGGTCCTACAGCTTCAATCTCATGTAGAG TTCCTGGTCCGCAACCATTATCGCCGGCTGAGATGCAAGCTGTTATGATGGCGTCtgagaaagaaatgtttaacaaTCATCAACAAAATGCCTTCGCCGATAGTTCTCCACATCAGCAGTATCAAGCAATGATGAACGGCTTAACAG GTCCTAGTGCTCTTTCATTGGAGGAACAAAGGTTGTTGCAGTCTTTGGATCGATTAAATGAAAGGCTTAAAG CTCAAGAAGAAGTCACAAAAGCCATTACTCAGAAACCCAGGATGAACGACAGTGGTTTTCGAAGGCCACAACAG agtgCTCCTAGTTCAGGGATAAGAGGAACAGGGACTAAACAGAATTCTTCAGCCAGAAACTTCCTACATACGAGATGA